A region from the Aquimarina sp. ERC-38 genome encodes:
- the mnmG gene encoding tRNA uridine-5-carboxymethylaminomethyl(34) synthesis enzyme MnmG, which produces MFDRIYDVIVVGAGHAGSEAAAAAANMGCSTLLITMNLQNIAQMSCNPAMGGIAKGQIVREIDALGGYSGIVSDRTAIQFKMLNKSKGPAMWSPRVQSDRMRFAEEWRLLLEQTPNLDFYQEMVSGLLIEKDKVVGVKTSLGIEIKAKSVVLTNGTFLNGLIHIGEKQFGGGRAGERAATGITEQLINLGFDAGRMKTGTPPRVDGRSLDYSKMVEQPGDEQPEKFSYSKMTKPLTQQRSCYMTYTSEKVHDTLRTGFDRSPMFNGSIKSIGPRYCPSIEDKINRFADKERHQLFVEPEGWNTVEVYVNGFSTSLPEEVQFESLRKVVGFEKVKFFRPGYAIEYDYFPPTQLAHTLETKVVSGLYFAGQINGTTGYEEAASQGLMAGINAALKVQEKESFTLQRNEAYIGVLIDDLITKGTEEPYRMFTSRAEYRTLLRQDNADFRLTPKSFKIGLASKERMQLMEEKQKSSHDFVEFFKKTSVAPEEINPILKEKGSSPVSQSGKLFKIFARPQITLDDLKEVIKVAEYIDEHNLEREVLEQTEIQIKYSGYIEKEKNNADKLNRLENIKIPKNFDYTKLKSLSYEACEKMSRIKPVSISQASRISGVSPSDISVLLVYMGR; this is translated from the coding sequence ATGTTTGATAGGATTTATGATGTTATAGTTGTTGGAGCCGGACATGCCGGAAGTGAAGCCGCCGCCGCCGCCGCCAACATGGGATGCAGTACTTTGTTAATTACGATGAATTTGCAAAACATTGCACAGATGAGTTGTAATCCGGCAATGGGAGGTATTGCAAAAGGACAGATTGTTAGAGAGATTGATGCCTTGGGTGGATATAGCGGTATCGTAAGTGATCGTACCGCTATACAATTTAAAATGCTTAATAAGTCAAAAGGACCCGCAATGTGGAGTCCGAGAGTGCAAAGTGATCGAATGCGCTTTGCTGAGGAGTGGCGTTTACTTTTAGAACAAACTCCTAATCTCGATTTTTACCAGGAAATGGTTAGCGGACTTTTGATTGAAAAAGATAAAGTGGTAGGAGTTAAAACTTCTCTAGGAATTGAGATCAAAGCTAAGTCCGTAGTCTTAACTAATGGCACTTTCTTAAACGGACTTATTCATATTGGTGAAAAGCAATTTGGAGGCGGTAGGGCAGGAGAAAGAGCTGCCACCGGAATAACAGAACAATTAATTAATCTTGGTTTTGATGCTGGCCGAATGAAAACCGGAACACCTCCCAGGGTAGATGGCAGATCTTTGGATTATTCTAAAATGGTGGAACAACCTGGTGACGAACAACCGGAAAAGTTCAGTTATTCTAAAATGACCAAACCCTTAACTCAGCAGCGATCCTGTTACATGACTTATACTTCAGAAAAAGTACATGACACCTTACGTACAGGTTTTGATCGTTCTCCTATGTTTAATGGTAGTATTAAGAGTATAGGACCTCGGTATTGCCCTTCTATTGAAGATAAAATCAATCGTTTTGCGGATAAAGAAAGGCATCAATTGTTTGTAGAACCCGAAGGATGGAATACTGTCGAAGTTTATGTCAATGGTTTCTCAACTTCTTTACCGGAAGAGGTTCAATTTGAATCTTTAAGAAAAGTGGTTGGATTTGAAAAGGTAAAATTTTTTAGACCAGGGTATGCGATCGAATATGATTATTTTCCACCTACTCAATTAGCTCATACCTTAGAAACAAAAGTAGTATCCGGATTATATTTTGCAGGTCAAATTAACGGAACTACCGGGTATGAAGAAGCAGCTTCGCAAGGATTAATGGCAGGTATCAATGCGGCTCTAAAAGTACAGGAAAAAGAATCCTTTACACTTCAAAGAAACGAAGCTTATATTGGTGTTTTAATTGACGATTTAATTACTAAAGGGACCGAAGAACCCTATCGAATGTTTACCTCACGGGCAGAATATAGAACACTTTTACGTCAGGATAATGCAGACTTTAGGCTTACGCCAAAATCTTTTAAAATAGGTCTAGCTTCTAAAGAACGGATGCAACTTATGGAAGAGAAACAAAAATCATCGCATGACTTTGTAGAATTCTTTAAGAAAACAAGTGTAGCTCCTGAAGAAATTAATCCTATTCTTAAAGAAAAAGGTTCTTCTCCGGTTTCACAAAGTGGTAAACTTTTTAAAATATTTGCCCGACCACAAATTACATTGGATGATTTAAAAGAAGTAATAAAAGTTGCTGAATATATTGATGAGCATAACCTGGAACGAGAAGTGCTTGAACAAACAGAAATCCAAATTAAATATTCCGGTTATATCGAAAAAGAAAAGAATAATGCTGATAAATTAAATCGATTAGAAAATATTAAAATCCCAAAGAATTTCGATTATACCAAACTGAAATCCCTTTCTTATGAAGCTTGTGAAAAGATGTCCCGAATTAAACCGGTAAGCATATCTCAAGCCTCCCGAATAAGTGGTGTTTCGCCTAGTGACATATCTGTTTTATTAGTGTATATGGGACGGTAA
- the ybeY gene encoding rRNA maturation RNase YbeY, protein MIEFFYHDVDFELNNTNEYASWILEIGKSEGKEIGDINFIFCTDEYLLNINKEFLSHNTYTDIITFDYKMGEELNGEIYISIERVQENAEVYNIDFTHELKRVMSHGILHMCGYEDRTDDDKSQMRKLENDKINLFHVEL, encoded by the coding sequence ATGATTGAGTTTTTTTATCATGATGTCGATTTTGAATTGAATAATACGAATGAGTATGCTTCCTGGATTTTGGAGATTGGTAAAAGCGAAGGCAAGGAAATTGGTGATATAAACTTTATTTTCTGTACGGATGAATATCTTTTAAACATCAATAAGGAGTTTCTTTCGCATAATACCTATACAGACATTATTACTTTTGATTATAAAATGGGCGAAGAACTAAATGGTGAAATCTATATATCTATAGAAAGGGTTCAAGAGAATGCTGAAGTTTATAATATCGATTTCACTCACGAATTGAAAAGAGTAATGTCTCATGGAATTCTGCATATGTGTGGATACGAAGATAGGACTGATGATGATAAATCGCAGATGAGAAAGTTAGAGAATGATAAAATTAATTTGTTCCACGTGGAACTATAA
- a CDS encoding OmpH family outer membrane protein gives MKKYLGILVLSIFFASCNQSSEKTGYVNNTKIVSEYLEMKAAQDKWTKMNDDLRTELEGKAKEFQQEVQGYQSIMKSMTKANREKKEQELMAKQQNLQREQQVKMQEIQDGSKVEIDSIINKVKDFVKDYGKNNGYTYIFGETEVGNIFYAKDNLDITEEVLTELNKNIDTAKTSSTEE, from the coding sequence ATGAAAAAATATTTAGGGATTTTAGTACTAAGCATATTTTTTGCTTCATGTAATCAGTCCTCAGAAAAAACAGGCTATGTAAATAATACTAAAATTGTTTCCGAATATTTGGAGATGAAAGCGGCTCAAGATAAATGGACTAAAATGAATGATGATTTAAGAACCGAATTAGAAGGTAAGGCAAAAGAATTTCAACAGGAGGTTCAAGGGTATCAAAGTATTATGAAATCTATGACCAAAGCCAATAGAGAGAAGAAAGAACAGGAGTTGATGGCAAAGCAACAAAACTTACAGAGAGAACAGCAAGTAAAAATGCAAGAAATCCAGGATGGTAGTAAGGTAGAAATTGATTCTATTATCAACAAAGTAAAAGATTTTGTAAAAGACTACGGAAAAAACAATGGCTATACGTACATCTTTGGAGAAACCGAAGTAGGAAACATCTTTTACGCAAAGGATAATCTTGATATTACTGAAGAAGTACTAACTGAACTCAATAAGAATATTGATACAGCCAAAACTTCCTCTACTGAGGAATAG
- a CDS encoding class I SAM-dependent methyltransferase, whose amino-acid sequence MSVEQKTYIITKDYTVSNKEFSLQYDEETDILYTSPKPELQSLSKYYDSPSYISHTDNHKGLFNQMYQQVKKLALHHKVKLIRKWNKNGGVLLDIGAGTGDFLVEAKKKGWNVQGIEPNVVARENALKKEITLHTAYTSFKERSFDVITMWHVLEHIYNLDNQINLISTYLKKEGTLIIAVPNYKSFDANYYKEFWAAYDVPRHLWHFSKKSISIIFEKYGFEVQKVKPMWFDSFYVSILSEKYKNSKIALLKGLGIGLYSNVEAKWKTKEFSSQIYILKRMKSKNKPI is encoded by the coding sequence ATGAGTGTTGAGCAGAAAACGTACATTATTACTAAAGACTATACAGTCAGTAATAAAGAATTTAGTTTGCAATATGACGAAGAGACAGATATCCTGTATACTTCTCCAAAACCTGAATTACAAAGCCTGTCCAAATATTACGATAGTCCTTCCTATATTTCTCATACGGATAATCATAAAGGTTTGTTTAATCAAATGTATCAACAAGTTAAAAAACTGGCATTACATCATAAGGTTAAGCTTATCCGGAAATGGAATAAAAATGGTGGAGTGCTATTAGATATTGGAGCGGGTACGGGTGATTTTTTAGTAGAAGCAAAAAAAAAGGGATGGAATGTTCAGGGTATTGAACCGAATGTAGTAGCCAGAGAAAATGCTTTAAAAAAAGAAATAACCCTACATACAGCATATACTAGTTTTAAAGAACGTAGTTTTGATGTGATTACCATGTGGCATGTACTAGAGCATATTTATAATCTGGACAATCAAATCAATTTGATTAGTACCTATTTAAAAAAGGAAGGGACTTTAATCATAGCAGTTCCTAACTATAAATCTTTTGATGCAAATTACTACAAAGAATTTTGGGCAGCTTATGATGTTCCCAGACATTTATGGCATTTTTCAAAAAAATCAATATCTATTATATTTGAAAAATACGGGTTTGAAGTTCAAAAAGTAAAACCCATGTGGTTTGATTCTTTTTATGTTTCTATTTTATCAGAGAAATATAAAAATAGTAAAATTGCCTTATTAAAAGGTTTAGGTATTGGCTTATACTCAAATGTAGAGGCAAAATGGAAAACAAAGGAGTTTTCATCTCAAATTTATATTTTAAAAAGAATGAAAAGCAAAAATAAGCCTATTTAA